One genomic region from Blattabacterium cuenoti encodes:
- the leuC gene encoding 3-isopropylmalate dehydratase large subunit: MSKSLFDKIWESHIVKELEDGIYVIYIDRHYIHEVTSPQAFLELEKRNFSVFRPKQIIATADHNVPTINQHLPVLDSLSRKQINLLTDNCQKFGITLYQLGHKNNGIVHVIGPELGYTLPGMTIVCGDSHTSTHGAFGCIAFGIGTSQVTMVMASQCLLLSKPKQMRIQLNGNLKRGVTPKDVILYLISKLGVDAGIGHFIEYTGSAIQKMSMEGRMTICNMSIEMGAKGGLIAPDQITFDYIKECKGFKESKGKKIIEYWRSLITDKKTTFDKEYVFNVEEIEPMITYGTNPGMAIKISESIPKLDTDHKSLNYMGFSPGESLIGKRIDYIFIGSCTNSRIEDLRLVASIVKGKKKASHVRVMIVPGSNQVVKQAKEEGLDRIFKNCGFEFRQPGCSACLGMNEDKIPSGEYCVSTSNRNFEGRQGPGARTLLASPLTAAVIAIEGKIVDVNKYIHEKIYDVN, translated from the coding sequence ATGTCAAAATCATTATTTGATAAAATTTGGGAATCTCATATAGTTAAAGAATTAGAAGACGGTATATATGTTATTTATATTGATAGACATTATATACATGAAGTAACGAGCCCTCAAGCTTTTCTAGAATTAGAAAAAAGAAATTTTTCTGTTTTTAGACCTAAACAAATTATAGCAACTGCGGATCATAACGTTCCTACAATAAATCAACATTTACCTGTTTTAGATTCTTTGTCTAGAAAACAAATAAATTTGTTAACAGATAATTGCCAAAAATTTGGAATCACGTTATATCAACTAGGTCATAAAAATAATGGAATTGTTCATGTGATTGGTCCTGAATTAGGTTATACTTTACCTGGTATGACAATAGTTTGTGGAGACAGTCACACTTCTACACATGGTGCTTTTGGATGTATAGCTTTTGGAATTGGAACTAGTCAAGTAACCATGGTTATGGCTAGTCAATGTTTATTATTATCCAAACCTAAACAAATGAGAATTCAATTAAATGGAAATTTAAAGAGAGGAGTCACGCCAAAAGATGTTATCTTGTATCTTATTTCAAAATTGGGAGTAGATGCGGGAATCGGCCATTTTATAGAATACACTGGATCTGCTATTCAAAAAATGAGCATGGAAGGAAGAATGACTATTTGTAATATGAGTATTGAAATGGGAGCAAAAGGTGGATTAATTGCTCCAGATCAAATTACTTTTGATTACATTAAAGAATGTAAAGGTTTCAAAGAATCAAAAGGGAAGAAAATAATAGAATATTGGAGATCTCTAATAACAGATAAAAAAACAACATTTGATAAAGAGTATGTTTTCAATGTTGAAGAAATTGAGCCTATGATAACTTATGGAACAAATCCTGGTATGGCAATAAAAATTTCTGAGTCAATTCCAAAATTGGATACAGATCACAAATCTTTAAATTATATGGGGTTCTCTCCAGGAGAATCTTTAATAGGAAAAAGAATTGATTATATTTTTATAGGAAGTTGCACTAATTCTAGAATAGAAGATTTAAGATTAGTCGCTTCTATAGTAAAAGGAAAAAAGAAAGCTAGTCATGTTCGTGTAATGATAGTTCCTGGATCAAATCAGGTAGTCAAACAAGCTAAAGAAGAAGGATTAGATAGAATTTTTAAAAATTGTGGATTCGAATTTCGTCAACCAGGATGTTCTGCTTGTTTGGGGATGAATGAGGATAAAATTCCCTCAGGAGAATATTGTGTTTCTACATCTAATAGAAATTTTGAAGGAAGACAAGGCCCAGGAGCTAGGACTTTATTAGCAAGTCCTTTAACAGCTGCTGTTATAGCTATTGAAGGAAAAATTGTAGATGTAAATAAATATATTCATGAAAAAATTTACGATGTTAATTAG
- the leuD gene encoding 3-isopropylmalate dehydratase small subunit, whose amino-acid sequence MKKFTMLISQAIPLPIEDIDTDQIIPARFLKEIKREECGKNLFIDWRYRKDESLNEDFILNNSNFSGEILLSGRNFGCGSSREHAAWAIYDYGFRVVISSFFADIFRENALNNGLLTIELSESFLQKLFYIIGKNPKVKIKVDLINQKVTIMETGEFDKFYMHPYKKNCFLNGYDDIDFLVSIKKNVENFEKNRKNVL is encoded by the coding sequence ATGAAAAAATTTACGATGTTAATTAGCCAAGCAATTCCATTACCTATAGAGGATATAGACACTGATCAGATTATTCCAGCTCGTTTTTTAAAAGAAATTAAACGTGAAGAATGTGGAAAAAATCTTTTTATAGATTGGCGTTATAGAAAAGATGAATCTTTAAATGAAGATTTTATATTAAATAATTCTAATTTTAGTGGAGAAATTCTTTTATCAGGAAGAAATTTTGGTTGTGGTTCTAGTAGAGAACATGCTGCATGGGCTATTTACGATTATGGATTTAGAGTTGTAATATCTAGTTTTTTTGCTGATATTTTTAGAGAAAATGCATTGAATAATGGGTTACTGACAATCGAACTCTCTGAATCTTTTCTTCAAAAATTGTTTTACATAATTGGGAAAAATCCGAAAGTTAAAATAAAAGTTGATTTAATCAATCAAAAGGTTACAATAATGGAAACAGGAGAATTTGATAAATTTTATATGCATCCATACAAAAAAAATTGTTTTTTGAATGGTTATGATGATATAGATTTTTTAGTTTCCATCAAAAAAAATGTAGAAAATTTTGAAAAAAATAGAAAAAACGTTCTATGA
- a CDS encoding 2-isopropylmalate synthase, translating into MEKKRIQIFDTTLRDGEQVPGCKLNTKEKIKIAKRLEALGVDVIEAGFPTSSPGDYQSVQEICRSVSKTAVCALSRAVEKDIEIAGQALQYAKRPRIHTGIGTSNCHIRYKFNSTPDKIIERAIHAVKYAKRFVEDVEFYAEDAGRTENEFLAKVCENVIKYGATVINIPDTTGFCLPEEYGDKIRFLKENVKGIHKIKLSTHCHNDLGLATANSLSGIMNGAEQVECTINGIGERAGNTSLEEIVMIIKQNSHLNLFTNINTKLISSTSHLVSECTGMRVQANKAIVGINAFSHSSGIHQDGVIKKRETYESINPEDVGIDQSSIVLTARSGRAALAYRCKKLGHFLNKNSLDLVYSIFLKYADEKKEITDRELKTILKKANLNANNKILHTPNNRRINVV; encoded by the coding sequence ATGGAAAAGAAAAGAATACAAATTTTTGACACAACTTTGCGAGATGGAGAGCAGGTTCCTGGATGCAAATTAAATACCAAAGAAAAAATAAAAATAGCTAAAAGATTAGAAGCTTTAGGAGTGGATGTTATTGAAGCTGGATTTCCCACTTCTAGTCCAGGAGATTATCAATCTGTTCAAGAAATCTGTAGATCAGTTTCAAAAACTGCAGTTTGTGCATTATCTAGAGCAGTAGAAAAAGATATAGAGATAGCAGGACAAGCGTTACAATATGCTAAAAGACCAAGAATTCATACAGGAATAGGAACTTCAAATTGTCATATACGTTATAAATTCAATAGCACCCCGGATAAAATTATAGAAAGAGCTATTCATGCAGTAAAATATGCAAAAAGGTTTGTAGAAGATGTTGAATTTTATGCGGAAGATGCGGGCCGTACAGAAAATGAATTCTTGGCAAAAGTCTGTGAAAATGTGATCAAATATGGAGCTACGGTTATTAATATCCCTGATACTACAGGTTTTTGTCTTCCAGAAGAATATGGAGATAAAATACGCTTTTTAAAAGAAAATGTTAAAGGAATTCATAAAATCAAGTTATCTACTCATTGTCACAATGATTTAGGATTGGCTACGGCTAATTCTTTATCTGGAATTATGAATGGAGCAGAACAAGTGGAATGTACTATTAATGGAATTGGAGAAAGAGCTGGAAATACTTCTTTGGAAGAAATAGTTATGATTATTAAACAAAATTCTCATTTGAATTTGTTTACTAATATAAATACAAAACTTATTTCTTCCACAAGTCATCTGGTGTCTGAATGTACAGGAATGAGAGTTCAAGCGAATAAAGCAATTGTGGGAATCAATGCATTTTCTCATTCATCAGGAATTCATCAAGATGGAGTCATAAAAAAAAGGGAAACTTATGAAAGTATTAATCCAGAAGATGTTGGAATAGATCAATCTTCAATAGTTCTAACAGCTAGAAGTGGAAGAGCAGCTTTGGCTTATCGTTGTAAAAAATTGGGTCATTTTTTGAATAAAAATTCTTTAGATTTAGTTTATTCTATTTTTTTAAAATATGCAGATGAAAAAAAAGAAATTACTGATAGGGAATTAAAAACTATATTGAAAAAAGCTAATTTGAATGCAAATAATAAAATATTGCATACTCCTAATAACAGAAGAATAAATGTTGTGTAA
- the tyrS gene encoding tyrosine--tRNA ligase: MQQNIIDELSWRGLIKNKVSGIENQLKKPTTMYIGFDPTSDSLHLGSLLPLIILIHFQKMGHKSLVLIGGATGFIGDPSGRKDNRIFLSQEILRKNTESIRNQILKLLKFHSEKTELLNNLDWIQNVSFLEFIRDIGKYFTVNYMISKDSVKKRINDEKNGISFTEFSYSLIQGYDFLYLNQMKNCLLQIGGSDQWGNITTGIELIRKKTGKKAYGVTFPLITKANGIKFGKSEKGENIWLDKKKTSPYKFYQFWINISDFEIEKYIKIYTFFSKKEIDQLIGQHRKNPNKRFLQKKLAHEITKWVHGNEISEKIIKITHILFDKNNETLQFLNEETLISIYNHIPHMELSCEEFEKGIFLLDLLKKSGFFYSKSEASRALKANSIYLNKILTKENILLQKNNIIGEKYILLQFGKKEFFIIKIK, encoded by the coding sequence ATGCAACAAAATATTATTGATGAACTCTCATGGAGAGGTTTAATAAAAAATAAAGTTTCTGGCATAGAAAATCAATTAAAAAAACCTACCACGATGTACATCGGCTTTGACCCTACATCTGATTCTCTTCACTTAGGTAGTTTGCTTCCTCTTATTATTCTCATTCATTTTCAAAAAATGGGACATAAATCCTTAGTATTGATTGGAGGAGCAACTGGTTTTATAGGAGATCCTTCTGGAAGAAAAGATAACAGGATTTTTCTTAGTCAAGAAATTTTACGAAAAAATACAGAATCTATAAGAAATCAAATCTTAAAACTTTTGAAGTTTCACTCAGAAAAAACAGAATTATTAAATAATTTAGATTGGATTCAAAATGTTTCTTTTTTAGAATTTATTCGTGATATTGGAAAATATTTTACTGTAAACTATATGATCTCTAAAGATTCTGTGAAGAAAAGAATTAATGATGAAAAAAACGGAATTTCCTTCACTGAATTTTCTTATTCCCTGATACAGGGATACGATTTTTTATATTTAAATCAAATGAAAAATTGTCTGTTACAAATAGGTGGATCTGATCAATGGGGAAATATCACAACAGGCATAGAACTGATCAGAAAAAAAACAGGTAAAAAAGCATATGGAGTTACTTTTCCTTTAATAACAAAAGCGAATGGAATAAAATTTGGAAAAAGTGAAAAAGGAGAAAATATATGGTTAGATAAAAAAAAAACTTCTCCATACAAATTCTATCAGTTTTGGATCAACATTTCTGATTTTGAAATTGAAAAATATATAAAAATATATACTTTTTTTTCTAAGAAGGAAATCGATCAATTAATTGGTCAACACAGAAAAAATCCAAATAAAAGATTTTTACAAAAAAAATTAGCTCATGAAATCACTAAATGGGTTCATGGGAATGAAATTTCCGAAAAAATCATAAAAATCACACATATATTATTTGATAAAAATAATGAAACTTTACAATTTTTAAATGAAGAAACACTCATTTCTATATACAATCACATTCCACATATGGAACTCTCTTGTGAAGAATTTGAAAAAGGAATTTTTTTATTAGATCTTTTAAAGAAAAGTGGCTTTTTTTATTCTAAAAGTGAAGCTAGTCGAGCTCTAAAAGCAAATTCAATTTATTTAAATAAAATTTTAACAAAAGAAAATATATTGCTACAAAAAAATAATATTATAGGAGAAAAGTACATTTTACTCCAATTTGGAAAAAAAGAATTTTTCATCATAAAAATTAAATAA
- the era gene encoding GTPase Era, whose product MHKSGFVNIIGFPNTGKSTLMNSLVGERLSIITYKPQTTRHRILGIINESNFQIIFSDTPGIINPLYPMQKIMMQYVEKSLEDADIILLITEIGKLEYLPIFNELKKKNVPIIILINKIDKIGIKCRENILYHGIDYWHKLFPNSEILPISALKKTNQDLLMNKIIALLSEHPPYYPKEFLSNRSKRFFVNEIIREKIFFLYKKEIPYSVEINTVLFKKEKTFIDILSYIYVERSSQKGILIGNRGETLKKLKFFSIRSIESFLRKKIKLKLHVKICPNWRYDYKKLKFFGY is encoded by the coding sequence ATTCATAAATCTGGTTTTGTTAATATTATAGGATTTCCTAATACCGGAAAGTCTACCTTAATGAATTCTTTAGTAGGAGAAAGGCTTTCCATAATAACATATAAACCACAAACTACTCGTCATAGAATATTGGGAATTATTAATGAATCTAATTTTCAGATTATATTTTCTGATACTCCAGGAATAATTAATCCTCTTTACCCTATGCAAAAAATTATGATGCAATATGTGGAAAAATCATTGGAAGATGCAGATATTATTTTGTTAATAACAGAAATTGGGAAACTAGAATATCTTCCAATATTCAATGAACTTAAAAAAAAAAATGTACCCATTATTATATTAATTAATAAAATAGATAAAATAGGAATAAAATGTAGAGAGAATATATTATATCATGGAATTGATTATTGGCATAAATTATTTCCTAATTCAGAAATATTACCAATATCTGCATTAAAAAAAACGAATCAAGATCTTTTAATGAACAAAATTATAGCCTTATTATCTGAACATCCTCCTTATTATCCCAAAGAATTTTTAAGTAACAGATCTAAACGTTTTTTTGTAAATGAAATAATTAGAGAGAAAATATTTTTTCTATACAAAAAAGAAATCCCTTACTCCGTAGAAATAAATACAGTGCTTTTTAAAAAAGAAAAAACTTTCATAGATATATTATCTTATATCTATGTAGAACGAAGCTCTCAAAAAGGAATTTTAATCGGAAATAGAGGAGAAACTCTTAAAAAATTGAAATTTTTTTCTATAAGAAGCATAGAGTCTTTTTTGAGAAAAAAAATCAAATTAAAGCTTCATGTGAAAATTTGTCCAAATTGGCGATATGACTATAAAAAATTGAAATTTTTTGGATACTGA